AATTTCCTATAAGGGACTTATTTGAGCAATGATGAGCTTCATCGTTTTGTGCACCCACTCTGCCAGAACTGATATAAATATCACTCATGCAGCAGAGTAAATATGGATAGTAAAATTTATGGTCTCTTAGTGGCACACTGGATAGACGCTTATTAATATAATCACCAGCAGCGAttaggttgtttgtttttatctccCTTTGTCAGCTGATCTTATTAGCTGAAAACCAAAGAGATACAGTCTACTGATATTAATATTGTCTTCTGCTTTGATTATAATTGATTCTCTTCTGTATTCAGTAAGTTAGACATTGAAACTGATGATACCAGCTGGGCTCGTGCTGATATGAGTAACTGCATCAAACTGATGTCAATACCAGACCTTGACAACATCACTGTGACTACTGGTAAGAGGATCACTCCTACATGTATTGTGGTTATTTCCAATTCCCTCAAAGCAAAGTGTGCCAAAAGTTAAAGCAAGCACAAATGATTTCCAGATAACGCGGCTGAGGTGGTGGGCATGATTCAGGACCTTGTAGATGTCCAGCTAGAGAGCAATGACGAGCTCTCACCCTCCGAGCTGGACTCAGTCGTGGAGAAGCTCATTGAAGTGGTTCATATGTGCACCATCAACCCTGCTGTTGGAGCCAACATTGTCAGTATTGTTGCCCGTATCCTGCATTCCAAAACTAACGTTGCTGCAGTGGCAAACATGTAAGGAGAAAAGGGAAGGGCTACCTGACTTTCACACAGAAATGTATATTCCTCCTAAATCCTGCCTTTTCTAATTTCATttccttctgtttgtctttcgTGCTTGGCAAAAGTGTACTTAGTCTGACAGAAAGGATAGGGGACACCATGGATTTCCAAGGTGAATCTGCAAGTTTCACAGCGCCCTCACTGGCCCTTTCCTTGGTCAACGTAGATCCGGATAATTTCAGAGGCCTCACCTTCAGTGTGTCCTCTGCTTCAGACACAACTAACCCAGAGGTGAGATGTTGCAAATGCTACAATATGCAATAAAAGCAGCACCAAAGTTAATTTATGGGGTGTTTTTGTGAACTGCAGAAATGAAATATTATCCGCTAAACAATATTCATGTTTATTACACTCAAAAAATGCTTCCACCTGACTACTTTGAAGTAATCTAATTTGCATCAACGCCCCATAGCAACTAGAAATACAGGAAACACTGTTAATAAACAAACATTAATGCCTGAAGCAGTTGTGACAAATTAAGCTTTAACAAGAACTACTAGTCtgaagtgttatttttagacagctgatgaggaaaaaaaaaaacctctgtaACTAATCTGTAGCAGCACAATTCACTGTTAATGTTCTCTCTCAGATTTTTGTTGACCAGGGCTTTGTGAGCGGACCACTCCCCGAGACAAATGGCACTATCTCTTTGCCCTCTGCACTCCATGACTTTTTCCACCCTGGAGCAGGAAATGCAACTCgtattcagtttcagttttacgGCAACAATGAACTTTTTCAGGTACTTTCTTTTGCATCTTCTTCTGTTGTTATGTATGATATTGTCTCttttgggtttgtttgttttttgccttcttttttaaaagaaattaaaattttacatttattatgtAGGCCACACAGTGTTTATTGTTgtgacatttaaagaaaaagttcAACATTTGGGGTAAGATtcttatttaaatgaaattttaaaaattacattagtTTCATATCTGAAGGACAAATATAAGGAGACagctagcttagcatagcataaagactggaaacaggtgcaAACAGCTAGCCTGACTCTGTCCAAAGGTAAGAAAATCCACCTTATGGCACCTCTAAAGCTAATAATTATATttgatgtgtttatttcatgtttaaaaaatcataaaaagtaAGTGAAAGAACAATCTGTGGTTTTACAGGGCTGTTATGTAGAGTGACTTAATAAGGATGCCAGGCACTCATTTTTACACAACTAATTTTTACAGAttgaacaaacaagaaaaaattctattacctttggacagagtcagcgtaaatgtttttctgtttgcagtttACATGCTACAGTACGCTTACTGGAGTCTATAGGCTGGAGTTTAATATTTATCTTAAGACACAAGCATAAGTTACTTAATACGACTCTACACAAAGGGGCGTAAACATATTTccaaaaacaaccccaaaacaaaTGGTATTTCTTTTAATATAACATTTAAACAATACCATTTTCCACCATTTAATGAATACATATTGAGTCACTTACAGCAAGTATGACACATCTGTCAACTATTCTCTCTATTTACTATTTTTCCTAGTCCCACATGCTAACGTGacaacctttatttttcattattattttttaacaggacCCTGATACATGCAATTCAACACAAAACCGCTCGATATTAAACTCCTGTATAATATCTGCCAGCATCAATAACAGCTATGCCTTCAACCTGAAGGAACGAGTTGTGGTAACTCTCAGACATCATCAGCCCAAACAGGtgagaaataaatgtttttcagtttgccTGTTACAAGGATGCATTCATATGTGACTCTAACACTTCCATCACTTCCCCATATTTACAGAGAGAGGACAAAGTGCAATGTATGTTTTGGGACTTTAAGAAGAATGGTGAGTTGGtcattatttattctattttataaGTGTACAGTTGGATTTACTGTACAGAGCCTCTTTGTACTTTTTAGGAAGCAGTGAGACCAATAAAGGCTCCTGACACACAGGAAGCTGTGTGTCTGTTGATAAGAGGCTTTAATAAAAAGCTGCGTGtcgctttgtgtgtttgtgcgtcagGTGGCCAGGGTGGTTGGAACAACAACGGCTGTGAAACCCAGAGTATTTCTTCTTATCAGACCAGCTGTCTCTGTGATCACCTCACACATTTCGCTGTCCTCCTGGTGAGTCATCGGTCTGCTTTTTATAAATCCAACTGGGGAACAACCTCCCACATGCACCAACATACTGTGTGCAATCTGGTCGGCCGATGACTTCTTGCATGCTTTTCTGACGATGATGCAAGGTGCTGATGTTAAATCTACCaagtgtgaatattttatgtcattataatattataattttttgaaagtatAATAGGATAAGCTTTAACTTGTTGTGCTGCTGCTTGTCAGTGTCTAATTTGATACCGCTACATAGTGGCACCAAAGTTGGAAATGTTAGAATAATGGCTTTTAATCATCAACTAGGTGGATGACTCATATGGATGGCTCCAACCTGCCTCACCCATAACTATGCATAAATTCAAGGCTTAAAATAGCTTAAATTATcaagttatattttaaaaaatcaccctCTGCACAGTTATCATGGATAGGAAAGTACTTATAGAGATCAAATCTGTTTACTGTACCaggatgtaaaaatgtttatctCTACTAAAAAATTGGGCATTTTTACATGTAGGTCTATGTAATGACTCACTTTTGAtccagcctcaagtggtcatttaaggaactgcagttttcagCACCAGAGgtttaaatctaaattttgtGCTTGTATATTGTGTTTCAGGATGTTTCCAGAACCCCCATAAGTCCAGCTGATAGTTACATTCTGACAGTGATCTCGTATCTTGGTTGTGGTATATCCTCCATCTTCCTAGGCATCACTCTACTCACTTATCTTGTTTTTGAGTAAGTCACTCCTACTGAaaccaaaaatacaacaacttcTCACACTGTCATATGGTTTATACTGGAATGACCGTTTTACTGCGATAACCAGCTATGACCATGAAGAGGCTGGAGGTTCATACTGTACTGACGACGTCGCTTCATAGCAGCTTGTTATATTTATTCATTGATGGAatcatatgattttttttccttgactGTCTGTTATGACTAGAAAATTTTCAATATATGTATGTTTTACAATAAAACTAAGTTCAATGTTAAGTAATTAATTCTTGATCATTAAAAATAGTCACCAAACAATCCCAACCAGAGTGTTCAACTAGAGCTGAATTCTTAAAATCTTAATGATACAGTTGAATGCTCTAAAACAGAGATAATAAGAATACTTTGAGCAGAAATTGTTTGGTCATCACAGTGCTAAAtgttttaattgcatttaagcGTTTTGTAATAAAACAATAGGataaaatttttaacatttaaactttGCCTTTGTGTCCCTGAGTTTAACTTTATGGTTGTCTGCCACTCGTGTACACTGCAGGAAGCTGCGTAGGGACTACCCATCTAAGATACTCATCAACCTGTCAGCTGCTCTGCTGGGGTTGAACTTGATTTTCCTACTCAATGCTTGGCTCTCATCCTTCTCCAATTATGGTCTGTGCATTGCCACGGCTGCAACACTCCACTATTTCCTGCTGGCCTCCTTCACCTGGATGGGCCTGGAGGCTGTGCACATGTACATCGCTTTGGTCAAGGTCTTCAACACCTATATTCCCTCATACATCCTCAAGTTCTGTGCTGTAGGATGGGGTAAGAGAACTTTTTGTACTTCTTACTGTAGATGCAAAGTTCCACCGTGGGGTTGGGTTCAGAGATGGATTTTGATTGGCTCAGGTTTGGAAGTTGGAGATGGAGTTACTCTTTATTTTAAGGATCTTGATCTATGTTCAGGATGGAGGGGAAAGGAGGCAGTGGGAGCAAGACTTACTtgcccacacatacacagttattttttaaaatgcaactttttctaCACTTTTAGGCCTTTTTGTCCAAATGCACTCATAGTTTTAGGTCACTGGAATTGGACCTTTTAGAAAACACCTTTCAAGGTacacatttttggatttttttggtttgtgagATCACTCTGTGCAATAGCGGACACGGCCAAAATGGTGCTGGTGCTGACTTGGCTGGAGGACTTTTTAAATGGTAGCACATAAATGTACAGTTACTCACCTACAGGACTAAAGGATGGAGGTGTCAACATCAGTCCATACTATAAGAGATTTTATGGAGGGGCTTTAAAGTTACAATTTCCTGTGTGTGGATTAGGCTTAATTATGCTACTAAAATGAATATCAGCAACCAAAAGGTGCACAAACGTACAAATTTGCATGTTGCATGTTCTCACAGGTGTTCCTTTGGTGATAGTTGGCCTGGTGCTGGTCATAAATAAAGATGCTTACGGCAGCGCTGCGTCTGAAGAATCGACAGTGGGTCTTCAGACCACTGACTCATTGTAAGTACTGTGGCACAgagctaaaattaaaaatgttaatcaaCCATCTAATGGTTAGTTTGTGGAGATGTGGGCAAAGTATAATGGAGCTGGCGTGTGTTGTTTGCTGTGTGTATTGATTACTGGGAAATATATCTCTATGACCAATCCTCTCCCTCTACAGCTGCTGGGTGCAGGATGACGTCTTCTACTACGCGACAGTGGTGACATTTGTTCTTTTGATCGTGTTGTGCAACCTGTTCATGTTCGTGGTGGTTCTGATCCAGATCAGACGCATGAGAGCCAATAAGCCGTCAGCCAACAGCCGTAACGCTCTGCAGGACCTGAGGGCAGTTGCTGGTCTCACTGTGCTGTTGGGCCTGACGTGGTCAATGGGCTTTTTTTCATTTGGCCCGGGCAAAGTGGTCCTGATGTACCTGTTCACAATCTTCAACACTTTTCATGGTAAATATGAGCTCATCataacatttgtcattttcctccattgcattttaactgtttatttccttgatttAAAAGTGATTCCAAAGTTAATGTCTCTCTCATTTCTTGAGAATCTGCACAAACGGTTCAAAAACTGTACTTTTGAGACAGTTTTTGAAATGAAAGTGATATCAAGCAAACTAAAAAACAATGTCTCTATCACCAATAAGTGACAGACTTACAGAGGAGCGTGTCTGCTatcttttgtttgcttttgtcccagggttctttgtttttctgttccacTGTTTGATGAAGGAAAATGTGAGGAAACAGTGGAGGATCCACTTGTGCTGCGGCCGTTTCAGACTCAGTGATTACTCAGGTACCTGGGAAAAAACACTGCTTGTTGACGTATGACCCATTGAAGTATAATAATAAGATGATTCATAGGAAATTGCTTTCAAGGTGGATgatcagttgttttgtgtttttcttgtctgcTGTGATCAGACTGGAGCCGCTCGATGACAGTGGGGGGTCGCAGCAAAAAGAGCAATCTCGTTAACTCAGAGTCAGTAGCCTCTGACAACACCTCCAACTCACCAGTGTCTGAGTGACTCCTCCACACCATCAGCATCGAAGAACCACCACTAGGGGGCATGAGTGAGCCTCTGGACTGTTTGTCTTCAAGGTTTATTCTTCAGTTCCAAACACTGAGAGCTGTGAGGTTGAAAGATGAACAGGAAAGGATCAAGTAAACAACAGTTTCAGGGACATGACAATGCTGCAGCTTGCATTAAAACAAGCTTAGAAAGTTCACTTTAAAGTAAAGAACTGTGTTCTGAAAAGTTCACAGTTTATACAAGCAGCATCTGTTAAAAGCCTACAGTTCACCTTCAGGTTTCATTGCTGCTTTCACTGCATCAATACTTAGCAAAAGGATATTTTGTGTTAGTGAAACAAAAGTGAAGTAATGAGTAAACATAGTGTTGGGCTCATATCAGATCACAGTTTTAAGCAGTTTCTATTTAAATATCATTGGaatgtcatggaaaaaaatatttctgtaatttaaaactgCTTTCAAGTTCAGTAGATGAGAAATTATgcttgtgaacattttctgaaactTGAGAATCTTTCTGTTCAGCAGCTCTTATTTTCCAGTCTGCTTTTTTCCTTAGACTTTAAAATATCACTGCTTaagctgtttttaaatttaaattaataataaaaccatttcataataaaatgcaactttttctgAAGAATTTTGTTTGATTGGGTattatatagtgtatatatagttTGTCCTTGATTGCCTTGAGATTACAAGTAAAATTTAAGGCAAGAGTTAAAATCCTGGCATTGTTCTCTTGTGTGTGCGACCACTTTAACCAACCAagataaataaaactttgtGCATATATAACATCTGGACCGACTAGGATCTCTCTGGAAACTCAAACTACATAATTGTTGAAATTCAGGGAATATTTTCTCCCAGTGGCATCAACTGAAACATCATCACTTGCtaacaaactgcagtttttagttTCTGCATTTACATTAAGCCACACTCATTGTCTCCTTCAATTCTGATTCATTATTTTAGAAATTTCAAAGCAAAAATCCCCACTGAAAATGACATTCTTatgaattattttgttttaagtcAGTCAAAAAGTCAGCCAAAGACACTGCACTCCTGTACAATGCAAATGTgatgtgttatttttacagtgcagtaggtaataaacaagcaaagatgTACTTGTAGAATCAAACACTGACCTGATGAAGTTCATAAACGTGCCCGGTATACATATTAATTTTTCAATAAATGGTTTCTTTTTCTGTGCTGTGTGATATGTTAACAGGTAACACTGTCATTATAACATCAGTGATGTATAAAAACAATCTAAGGCTTCACTGAAATCACTTCAGAGCTGCTGTTCAACTGTGTGTTACTTTTGGAAAGGGTGACTGAGGAATGTTTTGATAAGCTGTCAGTCAGGTTTTAGAGAAACCCGCCGGATAACATTCTGTTCATAGCTGTCTGTGTTCACACACCCTAACAAACTAACACACTGGGTAACGCTCAgagtgaaatgttttgtctgtagaagaaagaaagatgttGGCTATTCGAAGCTAATCGATGATTCTGATGAAGCCAAGTGAATTTTTCTCCAACCGTTCGGGCAGCTTCTCATTTTCGCTTTGATCAACCAGTCAGTGCAAGGTTGCACTTCCTGGTCTCCTTTGGTCAATCAGCAGGTCAGGTAAGAGAAGCAAGTTACCTAAAATGTAGGAGAGAGTGCTTTGATTCTTCTATTACCATATTTTTCTGTCCTCACAGCAGGAAAGatttgaatatttacatttcactccTTTCTGTAGTTTTAACTACCAGCCACTGGACCGATTTGTATTTTCCAAAACTGGACACATTAATATGCATTTCACACCCCTGaatttaattcaaaatatatttcttgtgaaatgtttttcttttcttcttcttcttttttttttttaaacccaaaATCCTCTTCTGgcaaatttgaaactgaatTCTTACAGGCATTTCTCAGActtagtgtcattttttgctgGAGAATTATGCACCCTCCTCTGGTTTTCAAGCAATGTGAATAAAAAATGGTAATACAAGCTGAAAAATTATGAATTATTATTAGAAAATTAACCTAAATTAAAGCTGCGCTTCGCTTTATTCTTGCAATAATTGTACATTTAATTGAACC
This Amphiprion ocellaris isolate individual 3 ecotype Okinawa chromosome 13, ASM2253959v1, whole genome shotgun sequence DNA region includes the following protein-coding sequences:
- the adgrg4a gene encoding adhesion G-protein coupled receptor G4 isoform X1, whose amino-acid sequence is MKSIRSPSMLTICLCALISLCPLGSTASVSTSLWGKKLKFLTHQNLWQLRPGVVVPALRELTVCMLLCRNRETAWTGFAYKAPGNSDIELGLAGTNTHLTVWLFRKEWRFQKKLKANVWYSVCLTWSSRTQLLKVYVNETFLDEAHLNPDPPGHLAPSGTLSLGASHFLQVNGEVKPESATNLVGEIGLFRMWAREWNAEELRSLGCADGDVLSWDLKHFKQGRPSQSDNNLHCAWSHYKIKMWTVVTGSNVSGQCSVPLEEIMRNWLESILPQSISVQSINVSSPSQACHVVDNSAAQHTQQPQELGALSDSTCEQCFSCEVYIKVDPAANVEVIQENMMDLLTSPFFWNFLNLTIDSDTISILPVAKFFAGTELPPTVETALSIPGLTQSLQTRLANISTTGEPFEINDTAVSPDTFVSVHLTLNVTGSLKDPQDVVEGWVNKQLEVADRRDVLNFFVKKIVGWNLHHYTGLMTSRGKEKQYRCRFHLQAFENKNVDDIKQFINDSLTPAYKNGSITIQTTKMEITHIQPQNCLQETLSTIYGEYMWPDAFPQQTLDMRCAKPSEAKAYRLCKLDIETDDTSWARADMSNCIKLMSIPDLDNITVTTDNAAEVVGMIQDLVDVQLESNDELSPSELDSVVEKLIEVVHMCTINPAVGANIVSIVARILHSKTNVAAVANIVLSLTERIGDTMDFQGESASFTAPSLALSLVNVDPDNFRGLTFSVSSASDTTNPEIFVDQGFVSGPLPETNGTISLPSALHDFFHPGAGNATRIQFQFYGNNELFQDPDTCNSTQNRSILNSCIISASINNSYAFNLKERVVVTLRHHQPKQREDKVQCMFWDFKKNGGQGGWNNNGCETQSISSYQTSCLCDHLTHFAVLLDVSRTPISPADSYILTVISYLGCGISSIFLGITLLTYLVFEKLRRDYPSKILINLSAALLGLNLIFLLNAWLSSFSNYGLCIATAATLHYFLLASFTWMGLEAVHMYIALVKVFNTYIPSYILKFCAVGWGVPLVIVGLVLVINKDAYGSAASEESTVGLQTTDSFCWVQDDVFYYATVVTFVLLIVLCNLFMFVVVLIQIRRMRANKPSANSRNALQDLRAVAGLTVLLGLTWSMGFFSFGPGKVVLMYLFTIFNTFHGFFVFLFHCLMKENVRKQWRIHLCCGRFRLSDYSDWSRSMTVGGRSKKSNLVNSESVASDNTSNSPVSE
- the adgrg4a gene encoding adhesion G-protein coupled receptor G4 isoform X2; this encodes MKSIRSPSMLTICLCALISLCPLGSTSVSTSLWGKKLKFLTHQNLWQLRPGVVVPALRELTVCMLLCRNRETAWTGFAYKAPGNSDIELGLAGTNTHLTVWLFRKEWRFQKKLKANVWYSVCLTWSSRTQLLKVYVNETFLDEAHLNPDPPGHLAPSGTLSLGASHFLQVNGEVKPESATNLVGEIGLFRMWAREWNAEELRSLGCADGDVLSWDLKHFKQGRPSQSDNNLHCAWSHYKIKMWTVVTGSNVSGQCSVPLEEIMRNWLESILPQSISVQSINVSSPSQACHVVDNSAAQHTQQPQELGALSDSTCEQCFSCEVYIKVDPAANVEVIQENMMDLLTSPFFWNFLNLTIDSDTISILPVAKFFAGTELPPTVETALSIPGLTQSLQTRLANISTTGEPFEINDTAVSPDTFVSVHLTLNVTGSLKDPQDVVEGWVNKQLEVADRRDVLNFFVKKIVGWNLHHYTGLMTSRGKEKQYRCRFHLQAFENKNVDDIKQFINDSLTPAYKNGSITIQTTKMEITHIQPQNCLQETLSTIYGEYMWPDAFPQQTLDMRCAKPSEAKAYRLCKLDIETDDTSWARADMSNCIKLMSIPDLDNITVTTDNAAEVVGMIQDLVDVQLESNDELSPSELDSVVEKLIEVVHMCTINPAVGANIVSIVARILHSKTNVAAVANIVLSLTERIGDTMDFQGESASFTAPSLALSLVNVDPDNFRGLTFSVSSASDTTNPEIFVDQGFVSGPLPETNGTISLPSALHDFFHPGAGNATRIQFQFYGNNELFQDPDTCNSTQNRSILNSCIISASINNSYAFNLKERVVVTLRHHQPKQREDKVQCMFWDFKKNGGQGGWNNNGCETQSISSYQTSCLCDHLTHFAVLLDVSRTPISPADSYILTVISYLGCGISSIFLGITLLTYLVFEKLRRDYPSKILINLSAALLGLNLIFLLNAWLSSFSNYGLCIATAATLHYFLLASFTWMGLEAVHMYIALVKVFNTYIPSYILKFCAVGWGVPLVIVGLVLVINKDAYGSAASEESTVGLQTTDSFCWVQDDVFYYATVVTFVLLIVLCNLFMFVVVLIQIRRMRANKPSANSRNALQDLRAVAGLTVLLGLTWSMGFFSFGPGKVVLMYLFTIFNTFHGFFVFLFHCLMKENVRKQWRIHLCCGRFRLSDYSDWSRSMTVGGRSKKSNLVNSESVASDNTSNSPVSE
- the adgrg4a gene encoding adhesion G-protein coupled receptor G4 isoform X3, which translates into the protein MLLCRNRETAWTGFAYKAPGNSDIELGLAGTNTHLTVWLFRKEWRFQKKLKANVWYSVCLTWSSRTQLLKVYVNETFLDEAHLNPDPPGHLAPSGTLSLGASHFLQVNGEVKPESATNLVGEIGLFRMWAREWNAEELRSLGCADGDVLSWDLKHFKQGRPSQSDNNLHCAWSHYKIKMWTVVTGSNVSGQCSVPLEEIMRNWLESILPQSISVQSINVSSPSQACHVVDNSAAQHTQQPQELGALSDSTCEQCFSCEVYIKVDPAANVEVIQENMMDLLTSPFFWNFLNLTIDSDTISILPVAKFFAGTELPPTVETALSIPGLTQSLQTRLANISTTGEPFEINDTAVSPDTFVSVHLTLNVTGSLKDPQDVVEGWVNKQLEVADRRDVLNFFVKKIVGWNLHHYTGLMTSRGKEKQYRCRFHLQAFENKNVDDIKQFINDSLTPAYKNGSITIQTTKMEITHIQPQNCLQETLSTIYGEYMWPDAFPQQTLDMRCAKPSEAKAYRLCKLDIETDDTSWARADMSNCIKLMSIPDLDNITVTTDNAAEVVGMIQDLVDVQLESNDELSPSELDSVVEKLIEVVHMCTINPAVGANIVSIVARILHSKTNVAAVANIVLSLTERIGDTMDFQGESASFTAPSLALSLVNVDPDNFRGLTFSVSSASDTTNPEIFVDQGFVSGPLPETNGTISLPSALHDFFHPGAGNATRIQFQFYGNNELFQDPDTCNSTQNRSILNSCIISASINNSYAFNLKERVVVTLRHHQPKQREDKVQCMFWDFKKNGGQGGWNNNGCETQSISSYQTSCLCDHLTHFAVLLDVSRTPISPADSYILTVISYLGCGISSIFLGITLLTYLVFEKLRRDYPSKILINLSAALLGLNLIFLLNAWLSSFSNYGLCIATAATLHYFLLASFTWMGLEAVHMYIALVKVFNTYIPSYILKFCAVGWGVPLVIVGLVLVINKDAYGSAASEESTVGLQTTDSFCWVQDDVFYYATVVTFVLLIVLCNLFMFVVVLIQIRRMRANKPSANSRNALQDLRAVAGLTVLLGLTWSMGFFSFGPGKVVLMYLFTIFNTFHGFFVFLFHCLMKENVRKQWRIHLCCGRFRLSDYSDWSRSMTVGGRSKKSNLVNSESVASDNTSNSPVSE